The genomic DNA CGGCAGCCGGCGGGTACTCGTTGTTCCTGAAGGGTGGCAAGCTCCGATACGTCCACAACTACGTCGGCCGAGACCTCTACACGGTCGAATCGGAGGGGGACGTACCGGCGGGCAAGCACGAGCTGCGTTTCGAGTTCGAGCCGACAGGAGAACCCGATATGCCGAACGGAAAGGGTGCGCCCGGCAGGCTACAGCTCTACGTGGACGGGACACTGGTCGGGAACGCCGAAGCTCCCGTAACGACACCGTTCGTGTTCAATCCGGGTGCCCTCACCTGCGGCGCGAACCCTGGCTCTCCGGTCACGGATGACTACACGAGTCCGTTCACGTTCACCGGCACCCTGTATACCGTCACGGTGGATGTAAGCGGGGAGCTGATCACCGACCCCGAATCGGAGCTACGTGCGCACATGGCGCGACAGTAGCCCGCCGGTCCCCCCGTAAAGTCCCATCTCGGTGAGCTTCTCGATCTAGGCCTGCCTAATCGCCGGGAGGGTCGGCGGCGACTCGGAATCCGGCGTTGGAGGTCGACGATCCGGGCTCGCTGCCTTGACGCGCAGAGACCCGGTATCGACGACAGTACGATTGGTGGCAGAGGTAGGAGCCGCCACGCATCACCCGGTGCGTCCCTCCCGACGGCCCCGCGGGGTTCGTCCGTGGGCTGACCGCGTAGTACGCAGGATCGAACCAGTCGGCGCACCACTCCCAGACGTTGCCCGTCATGTTGTACAGCCCGAACGAGTTCGGCTCATAGGCATCAACCGGCGCTGTGCCCGCGAACCCGTCGGCGAGCGTATTCTCGCCCGGGAACCGTCCTTGAAACACGTTCATGCGGTGCTGGCCATTGGGCTCCAGCTCCTCTCCCCACGGAAACGGAGTGTCGCCCCCGGCCCTGGCCGAATACTCCCACTCCGCTTCGTTCGGAAGGCGCGTCCCCGACCATGAGCAGTAGGCCTGAGCGTCGGCCCATGAGACGTGGACGACGGGATGGTCACTGCGTCCGATGATGTCCGACTGTGGACCCTCCGGATGGCGCCAATCCGCGCCGTAGACCTGACGCCACCACTCCGCTCCGACGACCCCAGCGGTGTCCGGGAACTCGTCCGGGAGCGACCCACCGAACACGAACGACCATCCGAAATGTTCCGCAGCGGACACATGGCCGGTCGCATCGACGAACGATGCATATGCCG from Actinomycetota bacterium includes the following:
- a CDS encoding formylglycine-generating enzyme family protein — translated: MDGSCCAPGSDRADLAVEHFSSGLPPETLVELPGGTFTMGDESAWAYPGDGEGPVHDVEISAFSIDRFTLTNAAYASFVDATGHVSAAEHFGWSFVFGGSLPDEFPDTAGVVGAEWWRQVYGADWRHPEGPQSDIIGRSDHPVVHVSWADAQAYCSWSGTRLPNEAEWEYSARAGGDTPFPWGEELEPNGQHRMNVFQGRFPGENTLADGFAGTAPVDAYEPNSFGLYNMTGNVWEWCADWFDPAYYAVSPRTNPAGPSGGTHRVMRGGSYLCHQSYCRRYRVSARQGSEPGSSTSNAGFRVAADPPGD